The genome window ACCTAAGTTCAGCCATAAGTCCACTCGGGGCGCATCCCAGTTATAGGGCTTGCAGACGAGATCGGGTCGGCCATCGCCATCGAGATCGGCCACTTTGCCTTCATGCACACCAATACCCGTAGCGATCTCGGTTTTGGTGAAACCGCCTCTGCCATCTCCGTAGAAAATCCACATTTTGCATTGGGGATTATCGGGATCGGTGCGGCTTTCTGTCCACTTAGCCATCTCGGCACAAAAGATATCGAGATGGCCATCGCGGTTGAAATCGGCTACGGCGAGTGTGTGGCCATGCACCACATTTCGCTCAAGGAGGTCGTGTGCCGTCCAGTTTGCTGTGACACGCGGATCGCCATGAT of Chthonomonas calidirosea T49 contains these proteins:
- a CDS encoding FG-GAP repeat domain-containing protein yields the protein MVFWNQGAEKLYYAPIPSDPYVEPWPYYDIWSGAGEGLAAGDIDGDGKPELLAGGKWFRYEGQNRFSAYVIAADQTHPRIAVGDLNGDKQLEVVMVNGDAIGQLRWYAYHGDPRVTANWTAHDLLERNVVHGHTLAVADFNRDGHLDIFCAEMAKWTESRTDPDNPQCKMWIFYGDGRGGFTKTEIATGIGVHEGKVADLDGDGRPDLVCKPYNWDAPRVDLWLNLG